CGGCGTGTACGCGGCATGGTTCACCGTCCTCGGGCACGGTCCCGTGACGGGGACTGTCATCCCGGGGGAGCGCTACCAGTCCGCGGTGTCCGTCGGCACCAACCCGACCTTCTCCGGGCGGACCCGCACGGTTGAGGCCTTCGTCCTGGACAAGACGGCCGACCTGTACGGACAGCACGTCGCGCTCGACTTCGTCGCGCGCATCCGGGGTCAGCACCGGTTCGACTCGGTCAAGGAACTCGTGACCGCGATGGAAAAGGACATCGGGCGCGCGCGGGCGCTGCTGTCCGCGGGCTGACCCGGCGCGATCCGCGTCTGTGCCCCGTCTAAGCCGCGTTTATGCCCGGTGGCCGACCCGCTGCTAGACTGCCCGACGACATCGGCGCGTGCTGTGGTTCGCGGTGGCCGCGCCCGGAATCACTGATCGCGGACCGATTGATGGAGATGTTTTCGTGGCGCTGACTGCCGAGCAGAAAAAGGAAATCCTGGGCACCTACGGCCTGCACGACACCGACACCGGGTCGCCCGAGGCGCAGGTGGCCCTGCTGACCAAGCGGATCGCCGACCTGACCGAGCACCTCAAGGTGCACAAGCACGACCACCACTCGCGGCGGGGTCTCCTGCTGCTCGTGGGTCGCCGCCGGCGGCTGCTCAAGTACGTGTCGCAGGTCGACGTCGCGCGCTACCGCTCGCTCGTCGAGCGGCTGGGGCTGCGCCGCTGACCCGGGCAAAGCTGAGCGCCCCGCTGGCAGGCCAACTCCGCCCGTGTACAGTGGGAGCGTTCTGGGCCGTTTCGGTCCGAGCAAACGGTGCGGTTCGCGCAGACCCGTGCGTGCCGTTCCAGCGTGTCACTATGCAGGTCCGAGGGAGCAGCCAGTCTGCATCGGGCGGTCCTCGGTAGTGGCTGCCGGGCTGCCCGGATCTGGGGCAGGTCGGCCGCTTCGATCGATGGCCGTAGCCG
This genomic window from Mycobacterium saskatchewanense contains:
- the rpsO gene encoding 30S ribosomal protein S15, which encodes MALTAEQKKEILGTYGLHDTDTGSPEAQVALLTKRIADLTEHLKVHKHDHHSRRGLLLLVGRRRRLLKYVSQVDVARYRSLVERLGLRR